The following is a genomic window from Helicobacter sp. NHP19-003.
ATGGGGGGGCAAGTCTAAATCAAGGTCTATCTCCAACAAGCCCCCAAATTTTGTAGCACTAAAGTAGGGGTTGGCGTAAGTCTTTAGCAAGGCTTGCACTTCTTGGGTCTGTGTTGGCTCAAACCATAGGGCTTTGCGTGTGGGGTTTGTTTGCGCCAAAAAGCCAAACCGTCCGATGAGTAGACACCACGCCCCCCCGACCTTAAAGCTGTGGGCGATTTCTAAATCCTGTCTGCCTACATAGACCGCCAATGCTTTTAGCCCCTCAGCGTAGGCACAGGTGCGCTTGATTTCCAAAAGTCCATAATCCACACCCTTAAGCAGTAGGGCACTAAAGAGTCGCTTAGGGGTGTAAAGCTGCAACTTCACCTGTTGTCCCAAAATCCGCCTTGCAATGTTGGTGCGTGCGCTCACCCCCACTTGCTCGGGGAAAACAAGCCCCCTAGACACGCTTAAAATCTCCGTGTAAACGCTCTCTAGTCGCCTCCCTACTTTGGCAAAAATCTCGGCTTCCCTAATGGGGTTGTAGACACTCACCCCCGTTTGGTGTTTGTCCTTGGCAATTTGTGCACTTAAGCTAAAGCGCTCGTTTAAGAGCTTGATTAAGCTTGCATCAATTTGATCAATTTGCGCCCGTTTAGACACAATACCCTCTCTCTTTAAATGCCCCATTTCGTGTCTAACCAAGTCAAAAAAGTCTTCGCGCTCTTTGAGTGTGCGGATCATACCGCCCTCAAGTCCTAGCTCTAAAAGATTAGGACGGCTGTTGTAGTGGCTTGCCATGCTCGCCCCATAGGCCCCCACTTTTTCAAAGACCAATAAGTCCCCCCGTTTCAGCTCGGGCAACTCGACACCCTTGACAAAGCAATCCGCACTTTCACAAATGGGACCCACTAAGTCATAAACCACTTTACGGGCTGTGGTGGGGATAAGGGGGCGCACGGGGTGGGTGGCTTGGTAGAGGGCGGGGCGCATAAAATCGTTCATGCCTAAATCCACAATGGCAAAGTGTTTGCGCGCGTTAGACTTGGTGTATTGCACCTTAGTGATCAAGACCCCATGATCTGCCACAATACGCCGCCCCGGCTCGCAAATGATCGTTAAATCTAGCCCCTTTGTGGCTTGAAACAAGGAGGTGGCATAACTCTGTAGGGGGATGGGCTCTTGTGTTTCGTTGTAAGCCACGCCAAGCCCCCCTCCAATGTCAAAGAATTTAAGCTCCACCCCACTGGCCAGCAAAAAGCGGGCTAAAGCCGCCATTTTCTCAAAGGCCTGCTCTAGGGGGGCTAGTTGCAAGAGTTGCGAACCGATGTGAAAATGCAAAGCGATGGGCTCTAAAAAGGCGGATTGTTTGGCAAACATGAACATTTGCATCGCCTCTTTTTCCTCCACGCCAAATTTATTCTCCCACAGCCCCGTAGAGATATAGGGGTGGGTGGCGGGGTCAATGTTGGGGTTCACTCTAACACTAATGCGGGCTTTGGTGTGCTTTTCTTTGGCGATTCGCTCGATGAGGCGCAGCTCTTCAAAGGACTCCACATTTAAAAATAAAATCCCCTTTTCTAGGGCTTCGACAATTTCGCTCTCTAATTTACCCACCCCGCTAAAGATGATTTTATAGGGCGCGATGCCTGCCAAGAGCGCGCGATGGACCTCATAGATAGACACGCAATCTGCCCCAGCCCCTGCTTTGGCT
Proteins encoded in this region:
- the lysA gene encoding diaminopimelate decarboxylase yields the protein MLDPTQITALADKTPFYLYDLEGVQNAFLEFKEVFKGRKSLICYALKANSNLALLEVLAKAGAGADCVSIYEVHRALLAGIAPYKIIFSGVGKLESEIVEALEKGILFLNVESFEELRLIERIAKEKHTKARISVRVNPNIDPATHPYISTGLWENKFGVEEKEAMQMFMFAKQSAFLEPIALHFHIGSQLLQLAPLEQAFEKMAALARFLLASGVELKFFDIGGGLGVAYNETQEPIPLQSYATSLFQATKGLDLTIICEPGRRIVADHGVLITKVQYTKSNARKHFAIVDLGMNDFMRPALYQATHPVRPLIPTTARKVVYDLVGPICESADCFVKGVELPELKRGDLLVFEKVGAYGASMASHYNSRPNLLELGLEGGMIRTLKEREDFFDLVRHEMGHLKREGIVSKRAQIDQIDASLIKLLNERFSLSAQIAKDKHQTGVSVYNPIREAEIFAKVGRRLESVYTEILSVSRGLVFPEQVGVSARTNIARRILGQQVKLQLYTPKRLFSALLLKGVDYGLLEIKRTCAYAEGLKALAVYVGRQDLEIAHSFKVGGAWCLLIGRFGFLAQTNPTRKALWFEPTQTQEVQALLKTYANPYFSATKFGGLLEIDLDLDLPPHLNPLILGTYSNTRRACGV